Part of the Sphingobium lignivorans genome is shown below.
GCGAAGCGATCCCGCAGGCGCTGCTCGACAAGATCGAGGCGAGCAAGACCTTCAACGAGGGCTTTTCCACCGTGGAATATCTCTCCTCGGCGATCGTCGACATGAAGCTGCATAACCGGGCGACCGCGCCCACCGACATCGACGCCTTCGAGCGCGAGACGCTGGCGGAGATCGGCATGCCGAAGGAAATGATCATGCGGCACCGCCTGCCGCAGTTCAGCCATCTCTTCTCGTCGGATGCCTATTCGGCGGGCTATTACAGCTATCTCTGGTCCGAGACGATGGACGCCGACACATGGGCCGCGTTCGAGGAGACCGGGAATGTCTGGGATCCCGAGACGGCGAAGCGCTTCAACGCCACGTTGCTCTCCACCGGCAACGAGACCGACCGCGCCGAGGCCTATCGCGCCTTCCGCGGCCGCGATCCCGACGTGAATGCGCTGCTGCGCCGGCGCGGCTTCCCGGTGCCGGGCGAAGCGGGCGAAAAAGGCAAGTGACGGATTGAGGAGAGGGAGTGCGGCCAGGCCGCGCTCCCTCTTCACATCGGGCGGATCATTCCGGCCGCGTCCATATCCACGTGCCGAACACAAGAGCGGCGGCGATGGAGGCGAGCGGCCACGGCCAGGGCGCCATCGCCAGCGAGATGCCGACGCTCAGCGCGAAGGCGACCAGCGCCGCACGCTTGCCCCGCCGGCTGATCGCGCCGCGCTCGCGCCATGCCCGGATCGGCGGACCGAAGCGGGGAGACTCGATCAGGCGCCGCTCCAGCGTGGGGCTGCTCCGCGCGAAGCAGAACGCGGCGAGGATGAAGAAAGGCACGGTCGGCAGCAGCGGCAAGACGATGCCCGCCGTGCCGAGCAGCACGGAGAGCGCGCCGCCCGCGAAGAACAGCGGTCTCAGCAGCATGGCGCGAGGGGGCCGTGCGGGCCAGTGGACCGACCCGGGATGAGCGACAACGTCAGGATCGCCTGAAGCTCCAGCGCATTGGCCGCGATCCGTCCAGCATAGCGATCTCCGCTTCGAGATGGCCGTCGGTCAGCCGATAGGTGACGCGCTGCGGATAATCATTGTCCGGATTGACGAAGCTGACCGACGCCGCCTCCGGTCCGCCGGACGGGGTCTGCCGGTCCATCGCGAAGCGGGTGGGCGGCGCGCCGCCGGGCTGCGCGATGAAGACGATCGTCCCGCCCTCGCGCACGATGCGCATATGCTCGAAGCTGTAGCTGCGCTCGCCGCCGAACATATGGCCGCTGCCGATCATCATCGCGCCACGCGGGGTAGTCCAGCATTCCTCGCTGAAGCGCGCCTCGCCCGTCTCGGCGAGCCAGCAGCCGGCCATCCAGCCGGGCAGCGACGCGACGACGGGCGCATCGGCCCGCGCGCCTGCCGCCGCCAGCAGGCCCGGCAGGATCATGACCGCCACGAGCATGTTTCGCTGTGCAAACCGCATGGCCGCCTTCCTGCCCGTGCGACGGGGCGGAGTCAAAGCTTCGTCCATCGCCGCCATGCGCAGGCGCGCGGTCGATCTTAAAGCTGTTGCTGCGGAACTCGCCGCGCGGCTTCGGCCGCCGCGCTCGCCAGCCGGTCGGCGCGCTCGTTTTCCGGATGGCCGGCATGGCCTTTCACCCAGCGCCAGTCGACCCGGTGCCGCCCGCTCGCTTCCAGCAGCGCCTGCCACAGGTCCGCATTCTTGACCGGCTTCTTGTCGGCCGTGCGCCAGCCATTGCGCTGCCAGCCGTGAATCCAGCGGGTGATGCCGTCCTTCACATAATTGCTGTCGGTGGAGAGGATCACATGGCAGGGGCGCGTCAGGGCTTTCAGGCCCTCGATGGCGGCCATCAGTTCCATGCGGTTGTTCGT
Proteins encoded:
- a CDS encoding DUF6265 family protein; protein product: MRFAQRNMLVAVMILPGLLAAAGARADAPVVASLPGWMAGCWLAETGEARFSEECWTTPRGAMMIGSGHMFGGERSYSFEHMRIVREGGTIVFIAQPGGAPPTRFAMDRQTPSGGPEAASVSFVNPDNDYPQRVTYRLTDGHLEAEIAMLDGSRPMRWSFRRS
- a CDS encoding YbaN family protein, with product MLLRPLFFAGGALSVLLGTAGIVLPLLPTVPFFILAAFCFARSSPTLERRLIESPRFGPPIRAWRERGAISRRGKRAALVAFALSVGISLAMAPWPWPLASIAAALVFGTWIWTRPE
- the rnhA gene encoding ribonuclease HI; the encoded protein is MTQTVQLFTDGACKGNPGPGGWGAVLRFNGHEKELSGGEAHTTNNRMELMAAIEGLKALTRPCHVILSTDSNYVKDGITRWIHGWQRNGWRTADKKPVKNADLWQALLEASGRHRVDWRWVKGHAGHPENERADRLASAAAEAARRVPQQQL